In the genome of Phacochoerus africanus isolate WHEZ1 chromosome 10, ROS_Pafr_v1, whole genome shotgun sequence, one region contains:
- the TLR10 gene encoding toll-like receptor 10, with translation MKLIRSIYIFCGIAMSVHGRTSELPEERELTTNCSNMSLRKVPTDLTPTTTTLDLSYNLLFQLQHSDFHSFSKLKILILCHNRIQELDIKTFEFNKELQYLDVSYNRLKTVTWYSLAGLRQLDLSFNDFDSMPISEETGNMSHLEILGLSAAKIRKSDFQKIAHLHLNTVFLGLRTLSHYEEGSLPILNTTKLHIVLPINTNFWVLLRDGIKTSKILEMTNLDGKSQFESHETQQNLILENAKTSILLLNKVDLLWDDLLLILQFVWHTSVEYFQIQHVIFGGKVYLDHNSFDYSNTIMRTINLEHVHFRVFNIPQERVYLLFTKMAIDNLTILDAQMPHILFPSYPTRFQYLNFASNIFTDDVFRKPVQLPHLKTLILKDNKLETLSLVSCFVRNTSLEHLDLSQNLLQYENDEKCLWPETLITMNLSFNKLADSVFRCLPRNIQMLDLNNNNIHTVPKEIIHLTSLQELNLAFNFLTDLPGCSHFRRLSVLNIEMNLILSPSVDFFQSCQQVKTLNAGGNPFRCTCELRDFIQLEKYSEGMMAGWSDSYICEYPLDLKGTQLKDIHLSELSCNIALLIVIIVVIMLVLGMAVALCCLRFDLPWYLRMLGQWARTWYRVRKTTQGQLKRNIQFHVFISYCEHDSAWVKHELIPNLEKEDVLICFHEGNSDPGKSITEDIINCMEKSSKSIFVLSPNFIQSEWYHYELYFGHHNLFHEGSDDIILILLEPIPLYCIPTRYPTLKALMEKKAYLEWPKDRRKCCLFWANLRAAIHVNLLETREVCELQTFTELNEESRGSAISLIKTDCL, from the coding sequence ATGAAACTTATCAGAAGCATTTACATATTTTGTGGTATTGCCATGTCAGTGCATGGAAGGACTTCAGAGCTGCCAGAAGAAAGGGAATTGACTACCAACTGCTCCAACATGTCTTTAAGAAAGGTTCCCACAGACTTGACCCCAACCACAACCACACTGGATTTATCCTACAACCTCCTTTTTCAACTCCAGCATTcagattttcattctttctcaaaactaaaaattttgATTCTGTGCCATAACAGAATCCAAGAGCTGGACATCAAGACCTTTGAATTCAACAAGGAGTTACAATATTTAGATGTGTCTTACAATAGACTGAAGACTGTAACTTGGTATTCACTGGCAGGTCTCAGACAGTTGGATCTGTCCTTCAATGACTTTGACAGCATGCCTATCTCCGAGGAGACGGGCAACATGTCACACCTGGAAATCCTGGGTTTGAGTGCGGCCAAAATACGAAAATCAGATTTCCAGAAAATTGCTCATTTGCATCTAAATACTGTCTTTTTAGGATTGAGAACTCTTTCTCATTATGAAGAAGGTAGCCTGCCCATCTTAAACACAACAAAACTTCACATTGTTTTACCAATTAACACAAATTTCTGGGTTCTTTTGCGTGATGGAATCAAGACTTCAAAAATATTGGAAATGACGAATCTAGATGGCAAAAGCCAATTTGAAAGTCATGAAACTCAACAAAACCTTATTTTAGAGAATGCCAAGACATCCATTCTGTTACTTAATAAAGTTGATTTACTCTGGGATGACCTTCTCCTTATCTTACAATTTGTTTGGCACACATCAGTAGAATACTTCCAGATCCAACACGTGATTTTTGGAGGTAAGGTTTATCTTGACCACAATTCATTTGACTACTCAAATACTATAATGAGAACTATAAACTTGGAGCATGTACATTTCAGGGTTTTTAATATCCCACAGGAGAGAGTCTACTTGCTTTTTACCAAAATGGCTATAGACAACCTGACAATATTAGATGCACAAATGCCTCACATATTGTTCCCTAGTTATCCTACAAGATTCCAATACTTAAATTTTGCTAGTAATATCTTTACAGATGACGTGTTTAGAAAACCTGTCCAACTGCCTCATTTGAAAACTCTCATTTTGAAGGACAACAAATTGGAGACACTTTCCTTAGTGAGTTGCTTTGTCAGAAACACATCCTTGGAACACTTAGATCTGAGCCAAAATCTGTTACAATATGAAAATGATGAAAAGTGCTTGTGGCCAGAAACTTTGATCACCATGAACTTGTCATTCAATAAACTTGCTGATTCCGTTTTCAGGTGCTTGCCCAGAAATATTCAAATGCTTGACCTGAATAATAACAACATTCACACTGTCCCTAAAGAAATTATTCATCTGACATCCTTACAAGAGTTAAATCTTGCATTTAACTTTCTAACTGATCTTCCTGGGTGCAGTCATTTCAGAAGACTCTCAGTTCTGAACATTGAGATGAACTTAATCCTCAGCCCGTCGgtggatttttttcagagttgCCAGCAAGTTAAAACTTTAAACGCGGGAGGAAATCCATTCCGGTGTACTTGTGAATTAAGAGATTTCATCCAGCTTGAAAAATATTCAGAGGGCATGATGGCTGGGTGGTCAGATTCATACATCTGCGAATACCCTTTGGATCTAAAGGGGACTCAGCTAAAGGATATTCATCTTTCTGAATTATCTTGCAACATAGCTTTGTTGATTGTCATCATAGTGGTTATCATGCTAGTTCTGGGGATGGCTGTGGCCCTCTGCTGCCTCCGCTTTGATCTGCCCTGGTATCTCAGGATGCTGGGTCAGTGGGCACGGACATGGTACAGGGTTAGGAAAACAACCCAAGGACAACTCAAGAGAAATATTCAATTCCACGTGTTTATTTCATACTGTGAACATGATTCGGCCTGGGTAAAGCATGAATTGATTCCCAATCTAGAGAAAGAAGATGTCCTGATTTGCTttcatgaggggaactctgatCCTGGCAAGAGCATTACTGAAGATATCATAAACTGCATGGAGAAAAGCTCTAAGTCCATCTTTGTTTTGTCTCCCAATTTCATCCAGAGCGAGTGGTACCACTATGAACTCTACTTTGGCCACCACAACCTCTTCCATGAAGGGTCTGATGACATAATTCTTATCTTACTGGAACCCATTCCACTCTACTGCATTCCTACCAGGTATCCTACACTGAAAGCTCTCATGGAAAAGAAAGCATACTTGGAATGGCCCAAGGATAGGCGTAAATGTTGCCTTTTTTGGGCAAACCTTAGAGCTGCTATTCATGTTAATCTATTAGAAACCAGAGAGGTGTGTGAACTACAGACATTCACAGAGCTGAATGAAGAGTCTCGAGGTTCTGCAATATCTCTGATAAAAACAGACTGCCTATAA